The genomic region CCTAGGTGGAGCCGAGcaaccttctcttctcccccttgTTCCTGCACCACACGGGGAGTCGGGACCTTGGTCGCATTCTGGACACAGACTGAGCATGGGCTGGGAGATCGAATCCTGCTGCCATCCCAGCGTGGGCTTGAGCCAGTCTCAGCAACCCCCCTGCAGCAGTAAATGGGCGGGTGGGCCCACCTCGCCTGGCTGCCGCAGAGGCCTGGTGCTTCGGAGATGAGAGCCCTGCGCGCGCACCTGCCCCTGGCCCTCAGTGCTCTGGCGGCAGGGCTGGTCCCCGGAAGCAGCCTCTGTTCACCAGGCTCACCTTTGAAATCAGGCAGATGTGCAAAGGAGTTTCCCAGGCAGATGACAGCATCAAACCCatctcccggcttctgcaggtcCTTGTCCAGGGTGAGCCAGTTGGCCTCCTCAATGACTGCATCACACGAGAGCTggttagacacacacacacacacacacacaacggcCTTgccttccctgggctggggggacctTCCCTCCTGCACACAGATCCCCACTGATCCTGTCTCAGAAACAGCGGGTAGGGGGGCAGTACCCATTGCCACTGCAGCCCAGAAAGCACCCGTCCCCCCATACACCGCTGAACAGCTCGGGCTCATGGCCAAAGGCAACAGCCGCAGCACCCAGACCCTCACTACCCTGGGGAGGTGGGACGGGGCATTTCaaagccagccaggagcagcgAGTGGGGGGAGAACGGGGTGTGATATCGAAACGTCTTGCTCAGTGACGTCCAGGGAAGAGGCGCACGCAGCATGTTACGCTTGCTGATGATCCTACGCCAGGGAAATGTCCCAGAGAGACGGGGCAGCATGAGGGCGTTCTGTCTGGCAATGCAGCCTACAGCACTTGGGGACTGGACGTTGATCcccttggggcggggggagcctggCAGAGCCGGCAGCAGACTAGTCAGGCGTTTCAAGGCCGGgatgagcagcagcaggagtcagGACATTCTGGGCTCCCGCTAGAGGTAtcacccctacccctgcccccagtgccagAAGGACGCTGTTCTCCTGACCAGCCCCAAGGGTGCTCATTGCCAGCCAGAGACAAACCAGGAAGGGTTCAGCGCCCGAGCAGCTCATTTCCAGGCGGGGGGAAACCAAAGGCGTAAGTGTCGCATCGGGATAAAAGACAGGCCGTGGGGCCTCTCGCCGCCTGTTCCCCACCCCAAAGCAGTCCAGGGGCAGGGACACTGCCCCAGCGTGTGCCCCAGGGCGCTGTGCCTACCCCACTTGTCAAAGGCCTCTTCCTTCCGCCGGTTCCAGCGCTCCTTCAGGGCGTACTTGAGCATCTTGTCACTGGCGTCAACGCTGGTCACGCTGAACCCGTCCTCCACCAGCATGATGGAGTCCACCCTGCCGAGGGCCGAGAGAGCATGACACCCCCGTAAGGCGCAGGGGGAGTCACACAGAGCAGGGTGCCTGTGTGTGCGTGCCAGGGTTGGGGTAGCCCATCAGGCTCCataggggcaggggttcccctcAGGCCCTGGGGGGCTGAACAGGGGTCTCACATACACAGAGTGGGGGGGTTCCCCTCTGTCTCAGGGGTTCCACTCACACACAGGATGGAGGCTGTACAgggtctcacacacacatggggcagtgcaggggggggTTCCCACACGCACCATGGGGATgtatgggggggggcacacacagggatGGGGCTGTATCgggaatctcacacacacagggtagGGGGAGCTCCTGCAAACACACAGTGGGGGgaagggtctggggtgggggtcaCCCCTACAGTGTAGGGGGGTTCtcgcacacacacaggtagggggGTCACACACATGGTGGGGCTATACAGCGATCTCACCCACACCCACGTGGGGCGGAGCCCCACTCTGTACGGGACTCTCACacacagagggatgggggggtcccACACGGGGGGAGGGCTGGATGAAGAATCTCATTCACGGGGGTGTCTCAGACATGGGGGGAGTGTACAGGGATCTCAGACACAGGGGAGGGCTGTACACGGTTCTAACACACGGGTGGGGGCTGTATGGGGCTCTCAGACATGGGGGGAGTGTACAGGGATCTCACAGACAGGGGGATCCAACAGACAGGGGGCTGCACGGGGATgtgacacacaaacacacacggggggggggctgtacaAGGTGTCACACACACGGGGGGGGCTGCACGgggtgtctctcacacacacaccccccagcgGGTGGGCGGTCCGGGCTCCCTCGCCCCCCTGCCGCCCCGCCCCGGTCAGGCCCcgcgcccggcccggccgctCACCCGGTGCCGCAGGCCACGTCGAGCACGGCGCGGCAGCGGTGGCGGCGGAGCAGCGCCAGGAGCCAGCTGCGGTACTCGGCCGTGCGGCCCCGCGTGTCCCCGATGTAGAGCTGCCAGAcccgcgccgcccgcccgtccgcgtACTGGTCCGGCAGCCCCTCGGCCGCCACCCCCAGCGAGCGCGTCCGGTAGATGCTGTCCACCAtcccgccgcccgcccgccgcgcTCTGCCGCCGGCCTCCGCCTGGACACCCCCGGACTGCACCGCCCCCGGGGCCGCTccgcccctgcaccgcccccGGGGCCGctccgcccctgctccacccccgccCTGCACCGCCCCCCGGGCCCGCTCCGCCCCCGGCCTGCACCGCCCCCCCGAGCCCGctccgcccctgctccgcccccggcctgcaccgcccctgctctgctctgcccccccgGGCTCCGCCTGGGCACCCCCGGCCTgcaccgcccctgctccgcccccggcctgcaccgccccccccgagcccgcaccgcccctgccccctcc from Mauremys mutica isolate MM-2020 ecotype Southern chromosome 3, ASM2049712v1, whole genome shotgun sequence harbors:
- the GNMT gene encoding glycine N-methyltransferase, with translation MVDSIYRTRSLGVAAEGLPDQYADGRAARVWQLYIGDTRGRTAEYRSWLLALLRRHRCRAVLDVACGTGVDSIMLVEDGFSVTSVDASDKMLKYALKERWNRRKEEAFDKWVIEEANWLTLDKDLQKPGDGFDAVICLGNSFAHLPDFKGDQSDHQLALRNIASMVRPGGLMVIDHRNYDYILATGCAPPGKNIYYKSDLTKDITTSVLLVNNKAHMVTLDYTLQVPAQEPEEAPELSKFRLSYYPHRLEAFTELLKNAFQGQCQHSVLGDFQPYQPGQAYTPCYFIHVVKKTG